Proteins encoded in a region of the Pseudomonas syringae KCTC 12500 genome:
- a CDS encoding ABC transporter permease, with product MFEFSPQTRRRFDLFKANRRGWWSLWIFIGLLLVCLCGELIANDKPLLIRYDGQLYYPVLHTYMETDFGGELPFEPDYASDYVRKLIAAKNGWMLFAPIPFSYDTINYDLDAPSPSPPDAINWLGTDEQARDVLARVLFGARISILFALLLTAISTVIGVCAGAIQGYYGGMTDLIGQRIQEIWSGLPVLYLLIILSGFVSPSFWWLLGIMALFSWLSLVDVVRAEFLRGRNLEYVKAARALGLTDAALMWRHILPNAMTSTLTYLPFIITGAIATLTALDFLGFGMPAGSASLGELIGEAKRNLQAPWLGLTAFVVLALILSLLVFIGEACRDAFDPRS from the coding sequence ATGTTCGAGTTCTCTCCCCAAACCCGGCGCCGCTTCGACCTGTTCAAGGCCAACCGTCGCGGTTGGTGGTCGCTGTGGATCTTCATCGGCCTGCTGCTGGTGTGCCTGTGCGGCGAACTGATCGCCAACGACAAGCCGCTGCTGATCCGCTACGACGGGCAGCTGTATTACCCGGTGCTGCACACCTACATGGAAACCGATTTCGGCGGCGAGCTGCCGTTCGAACCGGACTATGCCAGCGACTATGTGCGCAAGCTGATCGCGGCGAAAAACGGCTGGATGCTGTTCGCGCCGATCCCGTTCAGCTACGACACCATCAATTATGATCTGGACGCGCCGTCCCCCAGCCCGCCTGATGCGATCAACTGGCTGGGCACGGACGAACAGGCTCGCGATGTGTTGGCACGTGTGCTGTTCGGCGCGCGGATATCCATTCTGTTCGCGCTGCTGCTGACCGCGATCAGCACGGTGATCGGCGTGTGTGCCGGGGCGATTCAGGGGTACTACGGCGGCATGACCGACCTCATCGGCCAGCGCATTCAGGAGATCTGGTCGGGGCTGCCGGTGCTGTACCTGCTGATCATTCTGTCCGGCTTTGTGTCGCCCAGTTTCTGGTGGCTGCTGGGGATCATGGCGCTGTTCTCCTGGCTGTCGCTGGTGGACGTGGTGCGTGCCGAGTTCCTGCGTGGGCGCAATCTGGAGTACGTCAAAGCTGCCCGCGCATTGGGTCTGACCGACGCTGCGCTGATGTGGCGACACATCCTGCCCAACGCGATGACCAGTACCCTGACCTACCTGCCGTTCATCATCACCGGCGCCATCGCCACCCTCACTGCACTGGATTTTCTCGGCTTCGGCATGCCGGCGGGCAGTGCGTCGCTGGGCGAGCTGATCGGCGAGGCCAAGCGCAACCTGCAAGCACCCTGGCTGGGGCTGACGGCGTTCGTGGTGCTGGCCCTGATCCTTTCTCTGCTGGTGTTCATCGGCGAAGCCTGCCGCGACGCGTTCGATCCTCGGAGCTGA
- a CDS encoding Lrp/AsnC family transcriptional regulator has translation MEGLVKLDRIDINILVELQKDGRMTNVSLADAVGLSASPCLQRVKRLESAGYISSYKAHLNLAKITESVTVFTEISLSDHKREDFAKFEANIRHVDEVLECHLISGGYDYLVRFMTRSIQHYQEVIEELLDKNIGISKYFSYIVIKSPVMKDGVPLRKLLRH, from the coding sequence ATGGAAGGCTTGGTCAAACTGGATCGGATTGATATCAATATCCTGGTAGAACTCCAGAAAGACGGGCGCATGACCAACGTCAGCCTGGCCGATGCAGTCGGGCTTTCCGCGAGCCCTTGCCTGCAACGCGTCAAACGACTTGAGTCGGCGGGTTACATCTCCAGTTACAAGGCGCATCTCAATCTCGCGAAAATCACCGAATCGGTCACGGTGTTCACGGAAATCTCGCTCAGCGACCACAAGCGCGAAGACTTCGCCAAATTCGAAGCCAACATCCGCCACGTCGACGAAGTGCTGGAATGCCACCTGATCAGCGGCGGCTACGATTACCTGGTGCGCTTCATGACCCGCAGCATTCAGCATTACCAGGAAGTGATCGAAGAACTGCTGGACAAAAACATCGGCATCTCCAAGTACTTCAGCTACATCGTCATCAAATCCCCGGTCATGAAAGACGGCGTGCCGCTGCGCAAATTGCTGCGCCATTGA
- a CDS encoding 2-hydroxyacid dehydrogenase: MPALLYKADPARAERWRVLFAEHAPDIEWRVWPDIGDPADIHYLGAWLAPDDLQELLPNLKVLFALSAGVDQLDLSRIPKALPVVRLLDPGISHAMCEYATFAVLSLHREMLRYRQQQVEGVWKAHPLIPANQRRVGVMGLGLQAQHILSSLKPFGFQLSGWARSAHRIDAVQCYAGEEQLDAFLGQCDILLCVLPLTGQTEGILNGRLFEQLPEGAALINMGRGGHLVEADLIEALDSGQLSAAVLDVLQQEPAAADHPFWAHPKILLTPHVAAMTQPESAFPGLLDNIRRFERGEAMQGQVDRGQGY, encoded by the coding sequence ATGCCCGCCCTGCTCTACAAAGCCGATCCCGCACGTGCCGAACGCTGGCGCGTCCTGTTTGCCGAGCACGCGCCAGACATTGAATGGCGGGTATGGCCAGACATCGGCGACCCGGCCGACATCCACTATCTGGGCGCCTGGCTGGCGCCCGATGATCTTCAGGAACTGCTGCCCAACCTGAAAGTGCTGTTCGCCCTGTCGGCGGGTGTGGACCAGCTGGACCTGAGCCGTATTCCGAAAGCACTGCCGGTGGTGCGTCTGCTGGACCCTGGCATCAGTCACGCGATGTGTGAGTACGCAACCTTTGCCGTGCTGAGCCTGCACCGGGAAATGCTGCGTTATCGGCAGCAGCAGGTTGAAGGCGTCTGGAAAGCCCACCCGCTGATACCGGCGAACCAACGGCGAGTCGGCGTGATGGGGCTGGGCTTGCAGGCGCAGCATATTCTGTCGAGCCTCAAACCGTTCGGTTTCCAACTGTCGGGCTGGGCGCGCAGCGCGCATCGAATCGACGCTGTGCAGTGCTATGCCGGGGAAGAGCAACTGGACGCATTTCTGGGGCAGTGCGACATTTTGCTGTGTGTCCTGCCGCTGACCGGCCAGACCGAGGGCATCCTCAATGGCCGGCTTTTCGAGCAGCTGCCCGAAGGTGCTGCACTGATCAATATGGGCCGTGGTGGGCATCTGGTGGAAGCGGATCTGATTGAAGCGCTGGACAGCGGCCAACTCAGCGCTGCAGTGCTGGATGTGCTGCAGCAGGAACCGGCAGCAGCCGACCATCCGTTCTGGGCACACCCGAAGATCCTGCTGACCCCGCATGTGGCGGCCATGACCCAGCCGGAAAGCGCCTTTCCTGGCCTGCTCGATAACATCCGCCGCTTTGAACGCGGTGAAGCGATGCAAGGACAGGTGGATCGCGGCCAGGGTTACTGA
- the gabT gene encoding 4-aminobutyrate--2-oxoglutarate transaminase → MNSKVDDTPHLIRQRDQFVPRGIVTAHPLVIDRAQGSELWDVDGKRYLDFVGGIGVLNIGHNHPNVVAAIQAQLTKVTHACFQVASYQPYIDLAKRLSLLIAGQSGIDHKAVLFTSGAEAVENAVKIARAHTNRPAIISFRGGFHGRTLLGTTLTGMSQPYKQNFGPMAPEVFHTPYPNEYRGVTTDVALAALHELLATQVAPERVAAILIEPMQGDGGFLTAPVEFMKALRALTEQHGIVLIADEIQSGFGRTGKWFGFEHSGIQPDLVTVAKSLAGGMPLSGVVGRAEIMDAPLPGGLGGTYGGNALSCAAALAVIDTYEQENLLARGEQLGKHLRAGLLALKERYACIGDVRGTGFMLAMEMVKNDAARSPDADLNQKIIDQARLGGLLVIKCGVYRNVLRFLAPLVTTEQQIDEALGILDAALARVLKSS, encoded by the coding sequence ATGAACAGCAAAGTCGACGACACCCCTCATCTGATCCGCCAGCGCGACCAGTTTGTGCCGCGTGGCATTGTCACGGCCCACCCGCTGGTCATCGACCGCGCCCAGGGTTCTGAATTGTGGGACGTCGATGGCAAGCGCTATCTGGATTTCGTCGGCGGTATCGGCGTGTTGAACATCGGCCACAACCACCCCAACGTGGTCGCGGCGATTCAGGCGCAGCTGACCAAAGTCACCCACGCCTGCTTTCAGGTGGCCTCCTACCAGCCCTATATCGACCTGGCCAAACGCTTGAGCCTGTTGATCGCAGGCCAGAGCGGTATCGATCACAAGGCCGTGCTTTTCACCTCCGGCGCCGAAGCCGTGGAAAACGCGGTGAAAATCGCCCGCGCCCACACCAATCGCCCGGCGATCATCTCGTTCCGGGGCGGCTTTCATGGCCGTACGCTGCTCGGCACCACGCTGACCGGCATGAGCCAGCCGTACAAACAGAATTTCGGCCCGATGGCCCCCGAAGTGTTCCACACGCCGTACCCGAACGAATACCGCGGCGTGACCACCGACGTGGCGCTGGCGGCGTTGCACGAGCTGTTGGCCACTCAGGTCGCACCGGAGCGCGTGGCGGCGATTCTGATCGAGCCGATGCAGGGTGACGGCGGCTTCCTGACTGCGCCAGTGGAGTTCATGAAGGCCTTGCGTGCCCTGACCGAACAACACGGCATCGTGCTGATTGCCGATGAAATCCAGTCCGGTTTCGGGCGTACCGGCAAATGGTTCGGCTTCGAGCATTCGGGCATCCAGCCTGATCTGGTGACCGTGGCCAAGAGCCTTGCGGGCGGCATGCCGCTGTCGGGCGTGGTCGGGCGTGCCGAGATCATGGATGCACCGCTTCCGGGCGGCCTGGGCGGCACCTACGGCGGTAATGCCCTGTCCTGCGCCGCGGCACTGGCAGTGATCGACACCTATGAGCAAGAAAACCTGCTGGCGCGTGGCGAACAGCTGGGCAAACACCTGCGTGCGGGTCTGCTCGCGCTCAAAGAGCGTTACGCCTGCATTGGTGACGTGCGCGGTACGGGTTTCATGCTCGCCATGGAGATGGTCAAGAATGACGCGGCACGCAGCCCGGACGCCGACCTCAACCAGAAGATCATCGACCAGGCACGCCTCGGTGGCCTGCTGGTGATCAAGTGCGGCGTGTACCGCAACGTCCTGCGATTCCTCGCCCCGCTGGTGACCACCGAGCAGCAGATCGATGAAGCGCTGGGCATTCTCGACGCGGCCTTGGCACGAGTATTGAAGTCCAGCTGA
- a CDS encoding NAD-dependent succinate-semialdehyde dehydrogenase, with protein sequence MLKNQLKDPSLLVDRAYVDGQWISADDGATLTINNPATGEALAQVPALQGVETLRAIEAADRAWPAWRARPAAERAALLERWHQAMLDNVEDLAQIMTFEQGKPLNESRGEIRYGASFVKWFAEEARRSYGETIPAPSADRRLMTLKQPVGVCAAITPWNFPNAMITRKCAPALAAGCPIIVKPSDLTPLSALALAVLAERVGIPAGVFNVITGMPTGIGEELTSNPVVRKISFTGSTPVGRLLMRQSAEHIKRLSLELGGNAPFIVFDDADLEQAVTGIMLSKFRNAGQTCVCANRILVQNGIYDRFAARLVEEVSKLKVGNGLEEGVTIGPLINPAAVSKVARHIDDALSQGAKLLHGGSPDGTSQFVQPTVLGDTHAGMLLANEETFGPVAPLMRFTDEAEALALANATPYGLGAYYFTQDLRRSWRFGEALEFGMVGLNTGIISMEVAPFGGIKQSGLGREGSSYGLDEYLEVKAFHVGGL encoded by the coding sequence ATGCTCAAGAATCAGTTGAAAGACCCCAGCCTGCTGGTAGACCGCGCCTACGTCGATGGGCAATGGATCAGCGCTGACGATGGTGCCACCCTGACCATCAACAACCCGGCCACCGGCGAGGCGCTGGCGCAGGTGCCGGCCCTGCAGGGCGTCGAAACCCTGCGCGCCATCGAAGCGGCTGATCGCGCCTGGCCGGCCTGGCGCGCACGTCCCGCAGCCGAACGCGCGGCGCTGCTGGAGCGCTGGCATCAGGCGATGCTCGACAACGTCGAAGACCTGGCGCAGATCATGACCTTTGAGCAGGGCAAGCCACTGAACGAGTCGCGCGGCGAGATCCGCTACGGTGCCAGCTTCGTCAAATGGTTCGCCGAGGAGGCGCGCCGCTCGTATGGTGAAACCATTCCCGCGCCCAGTGCAGACCGTCGCTTGATGACCCTCAAGCAACCAGTGGGTGTCTGTGCCGCGATCACGCCGTGGAACTTCCCCAACGCCATGATCACCCGCAAGTGCGCGCCGGCCCTGGCTGCCGGGTGCCCGATCATCGTCAAGCCATCGGACCTCACGCCCTTGTCAGCCCTGGCGCTGGCGGTGCTGGCCGAACGCGTGGGCATTCCTGCCGGGGTGTTCAACGTCATCACTGGCATGCCCACCGGGATTGGCGAAGAGCTGACCAGCAACCCGGTAGTGCGCAAGATTTCCTTCACCGGTTCGACGCCGGTCGGCCGTCTGCTGATGCGCCAGAGCGCCGAACACATCAAGCGTCTGAGCCTGGAGCTGGGCGGCAACGCACCCTTCATCGTCTTTGATGACGCGGACCTGGAACAGGCAGTGACGGGCATCATGCTCAGCAAATTCCGCAACGCCGGGCAGACCTGCGTGTGCGCCAACCGCATTCTGGTGCAAAACGGCATCTACGACCGTTTTGCTGCACGGCTGGTGGAAGAAGTGAGCAAGCTCAAGGTCGGCAACGGTCTGGAAGAGGGCGTGACCATCGGCCCGCTGATCAATCCGGCGGCGGTCAGCAAAGTCGCCCGGCATATCGACGATGCACTGAGCCAGGGGGCGAAACTGCTGCACGGCGGTTCTCCCGACGGCACCAGCCAGTTCGTCCAGCCCACGGTATTGGGCGATACCCACGCGGGTATGCTGCTGGCCAACGAAGAAACCTTCGGGCCGGTCGCACCGCTGATGCGCTTCACAGATGAAGCCGAAGCCCTGGCACTGGCCAACGCCACGCCTTATGGCCTTGGTGCGTATTACTTCACCCAGGACCTGCGCCGCTCATGGCGTTTCGGCGAGGCGCTGGAGTTCGGCATGGTCGGCCTCAACACCGGCATCATCTCCATGGAAGTCGCCCCGTTCGGCGGCATCAAACAATCCGGCCTGGGCCGCGAAGGCTCCAGCTACGGACTGGATGAATACCTAGAAGTGAAGGCGTTTCATGTGGGCGGGTTGTAG
- a CDS encoding HAD family hydrolase: MGLIDYRALLIDCDEVLVDRDSGVWTALQPLLDNGLNTPGKDQVLAEFHDVIRTLYPRFDELGFSGLLCFAHRQLAERLGIKASWEEGMSFARSVPNWTLFEDAPGAMLYLRKFYRLLVYADRDLQDRGLLCERLGLEADSLLSLTTHPLDDTRWLAKMDLDTRDTLLVSRPPASAPGLGGLCLIRRSREQHSQPCAADICINSMADLVAQHQLSLRR, from the coding sequence ATGGGGCTTATTGATTACCGCGCACTGTTGATCGATTGTGATGAAGTGCTGGTGGACCGTGATTCCGGTGTCTGGACGGCGTTGCAGCCGTTGCTGGACAACGGTCTGAACACACCCGGCAAAGACCAGGTACTCGCTGAATTCCATGATGTCATCCGCACGTTGTACCCGCGCTTTGACGAATTGGGTTTCAGCGGACTGTTGTGCTTTGCGCATCGCCAGCTGGCCGAACGACTGGGGATCAAGGCGAGTTGGGAGGAAGGCATGAGCTTCGCCCGCTCGGTGCCGAACTGGACGCTGTTCGAGGATGCGCCCGGCGCGATGCTCTACCTGCGCAAGTTCTATCGATTGCTGGTGTACGCCGACCGCGATCTGCAGGATCGCGGCCTGCTGTGCGAGCGATTGGGGCTTGAGGCTGACAGTTTGCTGTCGTTGACCACGCACCCGCTGGACGACACGCGCTGGCTTGCCAAGATGGATCTGGACACCCGAGACACCTTGCTGGTATCCCGCCCACCAGCCTCTGCTCCGGGCCTCGGCGGGCTGTGCCTGATCCGCCGCAGCCGCGAACAGCACAGCCAGCCCTGCGCCGCAGATATCTGCATCAACAGCATGGCGGATCTGGTTGCTCAGCATCAGCTGTCTTTACGGCGCTGA
- a CDS encoding methyl-accepting chemotaxis protein: MPVAHSFLDHYRKADRIMLGLIWLLFIYALGLAFWFDTFTQAVVVGGGTAVVLTGLYRAIGGTRLMRCCFGVGLMVMTALHINQTHGQVEIHFGIFVLLAVLTFYRDWLPILVAAVTIALHHIGFHALQHSGFPVYVMHHGFGWSMVLVHAVYVVVESAILVYLAVQNQAEAVENQDMLDRMLATTNQFSTDSQSSQQSGKHVSLAQRFEQFLAQITGLVDGVVRDTRGLGELGHDLAKASSTLETGAQHQLSEIARMTGAMQRMGDAMNDISSHVAQAVQRAGDASDQVAHGRDSVDRAQSEITQLAARITTTDETVQALANQSEQIGKVLDVIGSIAEQTNLLALNAAIEAARAGEQGRGFAVVADEVRNLAQRTAASTKEIQTIIEDLQKGSRQAATAMNDSLQGVGRCVEDSQRASESLRAVGEGIGHITRLNGLIATTTEQQSAVSREMADQLRSVQTIAEHTAANIGVLATSSQSLSPLAIRLEALGQSFHA; this comes from the coding sequence ATGCCCGTAGCCCATAGTTTCCTTGACCATTACCGCAAGGCCGACCGGATCATGCTGGGTCTGATCTGGCTGTTGTTCATCTACGCGCTGGGGTTGGCGTTCTGGTTCGACACCTTCACCCAGGCAGTCGTCGTCGGTGGCGGCACCGCGGTGGTGCTGACCGGGCTGTATCGGGCCATCGGCGGCACCCGATTGATGCGTTGCTGTTTCGGGGTAGGCCTGATGGTCATGACCGCGCTGCACATCAATCAGACCCACGGGCAGGTCGAGATACATTTCGGCATCTTCGTCCTGCTGGCAGTGCTTACCTTCTACCGCGACTGGCTGCCGATTCTGGTCGCTGCCGTCACCATCGCTCTCCACCACATCGGTTTCCATGCCCTGCAGCATTCCGGCTTCCCGGTGTACGTCATGCACCACGGCTTCGGCTGGAGCATGGTGCTTGTGCATGCGGTGTATGTGGTGGTCGAAAGCGCGATTCTGGTGTACCTGGCCGTGCAGAATCAGGCCGAGGCGGTCGAGAATCAGGACATGCTGGACCGGATGCTGGCCACCACCAACCAGTTCTCCACCGATAGCCAGTCCAGCCAGCAGTCGGGCAAACATGTCTCGCTGGCGCAGCGGTTCGAGCAGTTTCTGGCGCAGATCACCGGCCTGGTCGACGGCGTGGTGCGTGACACTCGCGGGCTTGGCGAACTGGGTCATGACCTCGCCAAGGCCAGCAGTACGCTGGAAACCGGTGCACAGCATCAGCTCAGTGAAATCGCGCGCATGACCGGCGCGATGCAGCGCATGGGCGATGCCATGAACGATATATCCAGCCACGTCGCGCAAGCCGTGCAGCGGGCCGGTGACGCCAGCGATCAGGTCGCCCATGGGCGCGACAGTGTCGACCGTGCGCAGAGCGAAATCACCCAGCTTGCCGCACGCATCACGACCACCGATGAGACCGTACAAGCCCTGGCCAACCAGTCAGAACAGATCGGCAAGGTGCTGGACGTGATCGGCAGCATTGCCGAGCAGACCAACCTGCTGGCCCTCAATGCCGCAATCGAAGCCGCCCGCGCCGGTGAGCAGGGCCGAGGCTTTGCGGTGGTGGCCGATGAGGTACGCAACCTGGCGCAGCGCACAGCAGCCTCGACTAAGGAAATCCAGACCATCATCGAAGACCTGCAAAAAGGCAGTCGTCAGGCCGCTACGGCCATGAACGACAGCCTGCAAGGTGTCGGGCGTTGTGTCGAGGACAGCCAGCGTGCTTCGGAATCCCTGCGCGCCGTCGGCGAAGGCATCGGCCATATCACCCGGCTCAACGGCCTGATTGCCACGACGACCGAACAGCAGTCCGCCGTCAGCCGGGAAATGGCCGATCAGTTGCGTTCGGTGCAGACCATCGCCGAACACACCGCCGCCAATATCGGTGTGCTGGCGACCAGCAGCCAGAGCCTGTCACCACTGGCCATCCGCCTGGAAGCGCTGGGCCAGAGCTTTCACGCGTAG
- a CDS encoding ABC transporter ATP-binding protein, which yields MHDNLIEIRDLRVAFNGREVVHGVSLDIRRGECLALVGESGSGKSVTAHSILRLLPAKTVSTQGSIRYDGLDLVSASDKQLRSLRGNRVAMIFQEPMSSLNPLHTVEKQIGEILVTHKGLKGKAALSRTLELLELVGIRDPLSRLKAYPHQLSGGQRQRIMIAMALANEPDLLIADEPTTALDVTVQVKILELLKSLQQRLNMSLLLISHDLNLVRRIAQRVCVMREGEIVEQADCQTLFDSPHHPYSRLLINAEPDGEPVPSTHSNTLLSVQDLKVWFPLGKAWFKREPQYVKAVDGVSFELLKGKTLGIVGESGSGKSTLGQATLRLVDSEGSIRFGTKELSLHSQHLMRPLRRQLQVVFQDPFGSLSPRMTVEQIIAEGLVTHNIGTPKEREQTVIRVLQEVGLDPATRHRYPHEFSGGQRQRISIARALVLEPDLILLDEPTSALDRTVQKQIVALLRDLQIRHGLTYLFISHDLAVVHALAHDLIVIKDGKVVEQGPSREIFAAPQQAYTQELLRSSGLVFA from the coding sequence ATGCACGACAACCTGATTGAAATTCGCGACCTTCGGGTCGCCTTCAACGGCCGCGAAGTGGTGCATGGCGTCAGCCTCGACATCCGCCGTGGCGAGTGCCTGGCGCTGGTGGGCGAATCCGGCTCGGGCAAATCGGTCACGGCGCATTCGATTCTGCGCCTGTTGCCGGCGAAAACCGTCAGCACGCAAGGCTCGATTCGTTACGACGGGCTGGATCTGGTCAGCGCCAGCGACAAGCAGTTGCGCAGCCTGCGCGGCAACCGCGTGGCGATGATTTTTCAGGAGCCCATGAGTTCGCTGAACCCGCTGCACACGGTCGAAAAACAGATCGGCGAAATCCTCGTCACCCATAAGGGCCTCAAGGGCAAGGCTGCGCTGAGCCGCACCCTGGAGCTGCTGGAACTGGTCGGCATTCGTGATCCGCTGTCCCGTCTCAAGGCGTATCCGCATCAACTGTCGGGCGGGCAGCGGCAGCGCATCATGATTGCCATGGCGCTGGCCAACGAACCGGATCTGCTGATCGCCGACGAGCCGACCACCGCGCTGGACGTGACCGTGCAGGTGAAGATTCTGGAGTTGCTCAAGTCCCTGCAACAGCGGCTGAACATGTCGCTGCTGCTGATCAGCCACGACCTCAATCTGGTGCGGCGCATCGCCCAGCGGGTCTGCGTGATGCGTGAGGGCGAGATCGTCGAGCAGGCCGATTGCCAGACCCTGTTCGACAGCCCGCATCACCCTTACAGCCGTCTGCTGATCAATGCCGAGCCGGATGGCGAACCGGTACCGTCCACGCACAGCAACACGCTGTTGTCGGTACAGGACCTGAAGGTCTGGTTCCCGCTGGGCAAGGCCTGGTTCAAGCGTGAGCCGCAGTATGTGAAGGCGGTGGACGGGGTGAGTTTCGAGCTGCTCAAGGGCAAGACGCTGGGCATTGTCGGCGAGTCGGGTTCGGGCAAATCGACCCTGGGCCAGGCGACTTTGCGCCTGGTCGATTCAGAGGGCAGCATCCGCTTCGGTACCAAGGAACTGAGTCTGCACAGCCAGCACCTGATGCGCCCGTTGCGCCGTCAACTGCAGGTGGTGTTTCAGGACCCGTTCGGCAGCCTCAGCCCGCGCATGACTGTGGAACAGATCATTGCCGAGGGCCTGGTGACGCACAACATCGGTACGCCGAAAGAGCGTGAACAGACCGTGATCCGCGTGTTGCAGGAAGTCGGCCTGGACCCGGCCACCCGGCATCGTTACCCGCACGAGTTTTCCGGCGGTCAGCGCCAGCGTATTTCCATCGCACGGGCGCTGGTGCTTGAACCGGATCTGATCCTGCTCGACGAGCCGACCTCGGCGCTCGACCGGACCGTGCAAAAGCAGATCGTCGCCCTGCTGCGCGATCTGCAAATCCGTCATGGCCTGACGTATCTGTTTATCAGCCATGACCTGGCGGTGGTTCACGCCCTGGCCCATGACCTGATCGTCATCAAGGACGGCAAGGTCGTCGAACAGGGCCCGTCCCGCGAGATCTTCGCCGCACCGCAGCAGGCCTACACTCAGGAACTGCTGCGTTCGTCGGGGCTGGTGTTTGCCTGA
- the argE gene encoding acetylornithine deacetylase has translation MSPRALEILKRLIAFDTVSSEPNMALIEYIRELLASKGIESLIVKDETGKKANLFASTGPKDVPGVLLSGHTDVVPAAGQAWTMPPFQATLRDGRIYGRGTCDMKGFIALAIDAMLDAADMTLMRPLQLALSHDEEIGCVGVRRLLDVLHLAPVRPFLCVVGEPTLMQFAVGHKGKASYRTFCRGQEAHSSLAPRAVNAIHLASDFIAELRKSQKQIEQQGARDEGYDIPYSTVHIGRIDGGKALNIVPNLCTLEFEYRNLPGDNPDALLEQLRERAEVLVREARQLSGVADIEIEVMNEYPALETHPSVEAVRLLHAFAEPGTQHIKVSYGTEGGLFAGRLNVPVVVCGPGSIEQAHKPDEFIDESQMDAGERFLQSLLGSLKQ, from the coding sequence ATGAGCCCCCGCGCACTGGAAATCCTCAAGCGTCTGATCGCCTTCGACACCGTGTCGTCGGAGCCGAACATGGCGCTGATCGAATACATCCGCGAACTGCTGGCCAGCAAAGGCATCGAGTCGCTGATCGTCAAGGACGAGACCGGCAAGAAAGCCAACCTGTTCGCCAGCACCGGACCGAAAGATGTCCCCGGCGTGCTGCTGTCCGGCCACACCGACGTGGTGCCGGCTGCCGGTCAGGCGTGGACCATGCCACCATTTCAGGCAACCCTGCGTGACGGGCGCATCTACGGCCGTGGCACCTGCGACATGAAGGGCTTTATCGCCCTGGCTATCGACGCAATGCTCGATGCCGCAGACATGACCCTGATGCGCCCGCTGCAATTGGCGCTGTCCCACGACGAAGAGATCGGCTGTGTCGGTGTGCGGCGTCTGCTCGATGTCCTGCATCTGGCACCGGTACGTCCGTTTCTGTGCGTGGTTGGCGAACCGACCCTGATGCAGTTCGCCGTCGGCCACAAGGGCAAGGCGTCCTATCGCACCTTCTGTCGAGGTCAGGAGGCGCATTCCTCGCTGGCACCGCGCGCGGTCAACGCGATTCACCTGGCCAGCGATTTCATCGCCGAACTGCGCAAGAGCCAGAAGCAGATCGAACAGCAAGGCGCGCGTGACGAGGGTTACGACATCCCTTACAGCACCGTGCACATCGGCCGTATCGATGGCGGCAAGGCGCTGAACATCGTGCCCAACCTGTGCACCCTGGAATTCGAGTACCGCAACCTGCCGGGCGACAACCCTGATGCGTTGCTGGAGCAATTGCGCGAGCGTGCCGAGGTGCTGGTACGTGAAGCGCGACAGCTGTCGGGGGTGGCAGACATCGAGATCGAGGTCATGAACGAATACCCGGCGCTGGAGACCCATCCAAGCGTTGAGGCAGTGCGCCTGCTGCATGCGTTTGCCGAACCGGGCACACAGCACATCAAGGTCTCGTATGGCACCGAGGGCGGTCTGTTCGCCGGGCGCCTGAACGTGCCGGTGGTGGTCTGCGGGCCAGGCTCCATCGAGCAGGCGCACAAGCCGGACGAGTTTATCGACGAGAGTCAGATGGACGCAGGCGAGCGCTTTTTGCAGAGTCTGCTGGGGTCGTTGAAGCAGTAG